The Anopheles maculipalpis chromosome 3RL, idAnoMacuDA_375_x, whole genome shotgun sequence genomic sequence GTGTACCCACTCGAGACCAGAATTCGTCAAGTGTTTTACTGTGTGAGTTTAGTAAGAAGAAACATTGAACAGTGAGTGAGAGGTCGTACATGAGTGAAATCAATCTGTCACTAGAGATCTCGCACCAATCGTGCGTATGAATCCCTAATCTTATCAGCAACAAAGTATGACGGTGTTCAATTAGGTGTTTATTGCAAACGATATTGGATAATTTATTCGCTTCGATGAATGATCAAGCATAAAAGTGAATGATAGTGGCAACACAGGCATGATGAACGGTGAAAGGGGCATTAAATTGTTAAAATCTTAGCATTATCATGTGTGCCCGGAGATAACaattgaatttgaaggatTTCGTGCACTCCCATAGGCACCTAAAACGGACGTACAAAAGAGTGGTTCAACACACCACACCGGATGTAATTTGCTTTCTGGGCGATCTCATGGATGAAGGTAGTGTAGCGAATGATGTACAGTATGCGGCTTATTTCACACGGTTCGTCAACATATTCTCCCAACCGACGGCCAATACCGTTATGGTACGTACGCTTTAGAAGATCCCTTAAGAACCGTTTATATATTAACTATTTcattgggtttttttgttttgttttgtctatcAGATCTACATTCCCGGCGACAATGATATTGGTGGTGAAGGATTGGAAACCGTAAAGTCCGATCGAGTGTTGCGGTTTAAGCAATATTTTAACGAACAAGACGAAGCAACAGTAGAACCTATCTTACGATTCCTTAATGTAAATCGCATCAGCATGACACTTCCGCTGCACAACGCACCCAGCACGGAGGAACCACAGCCGTATACCGTGCTTTTGAGCCACATGCCAATACTACGTTGGGCAGACCCTTTTACTTATAAGGTAACATAcagaaagggtttttttttaattatatctAACGCCACTGATACCTGTTTGTCCGTTCTAGGTAATCGATGATTTGCAGCCGAATGTGATTTTTTCCGCACACGAACATAAATCCCTCTACGTTAAGACGCACCGTAATCAACTGGCACAGGGTGCCTCCTTTATACCATTGAACACCGAACGAGGTAGTCGCCACGAAGTTTTGGAGTTCAATCTAGACTATTTGAAGGATACGCGGGAATTGCTAGAGTTTATCGTGCCGACATGTTCGTACAGGATGGGTGAAATGAAGATAGGGTACGGGTACGCCATGTTCGATGGTGATAAGCTCAAGTATACCGTACTGTGGACATCACAACGGTTTTACCAGCTTGCAGTATACTCCATGATGCTCATACCACTAAAATTGGTATGTGGACAATTTTGGTGCGGCTTCTTAAAACGatactggtgctgctgtcgtagACGCAATCGCCATTATTCACCGCTACCGCTAGCGTGAACAGCTTAtggaacacatacacaaagacAATAGGATTATTGTGACCGATTTCGAAATGAGTTCAGTATTTATTACTACATTTAGCATTCACCGTGAGAGTCGTCGATATGCTAAGGAGGGTTGAAAAAAGAactgaaaaataagaaaaattaaactgGAAAAACATGTGTTTCGTGTACACGTAACGTAGATTAATCGTGCTTCCCCGTAGCGACGTGTTGCAATTTAGCATTCAACTCTTCTATTGTACGTTGAATGTCCTCGGTAATGTCTCGACGCTTTGTCAGAACGTCGAGAGCCTCCTTATACTTTTTGATTCCCGTCCAACTAGattgcaaaaaataataattataatcatTACTATTCCCTGCCAATTTCAACGTTTGAGGATTATACTTACACAAGAGCTGCTGCTTCATAGTTCCCAATAGCGTTCAAATGGTTCGCCCATTTGGTAGCTACTTGCTCCAGCACTGGGTCATCGGGCAATTTGTTCATCCTGCAGATGACCCACGCTTCGCGAAAGTATTTCGCATCACAAAGCTCCTCAATGGATGTATCAGCCTATTAATTCAAAAGAATTTACGgccatttacaaaaaaaaaaaatcatgtgaaTGGAACTGGCATCACCGCGCTTTAGCTTACCTTGTGACTAGCGAGGAAAAAGGGAACGGCTGCTAGTGACTGTTGACTTTCAATCAATTGATAACCATAAGCCTGACAGCACTGTCGCCAAAACCTGTGGAAAATGTTggttttcaatatttgtttataaTCCCTTCATTCGAACATCGATAGAGCGCAGAATACTCACATGTGCGAAACGTACGGAGCCAAAGCCAACAATTGTGGGGTTAACTTTTTCTTGCTAATGCACCCCAAAATCGTTTCCTTTAGCTTGTGTAGCATCTGTGGTAACATTACCAGCCCAATCGAGGTGGTATCCGTGATGGAGTGCAAATTTGCTGTAAGATAATAATGGATACCATCGTCAAAGTAAAGATTtacgaaaattaatttccctcCATTATACACTTACCTTCTTCTGCTATTAGTTGCTTCAGGTGTTCAGGAGTCGAAAATAGTTTTTgattataaaacattttttcctgcTCCGTTTGGGCGTCATCCCCATTCGACGATGCCGGTTCCACTGCCGGTTGTTTTACTTCCACCGGTTCTGGGGTTGCCATACAGTCACTGCAACAATCCTGATCACTAGAATCCCCATCATTGTAATAATCGATCGGTTCTCGTTCAGGTTCCGGGTCCGGTGTACGTAACATTTTTACGATACACTCTAGaacatcttttgttttgttcgtttctcGATTTGTAAGCTGGAATGTTGTCGTTAGGTTGCTCGTTGCTGGCACAGctgcttttgcttccttcaGCATGACTTTCTTCACCCCATCAGTTAGTTGATCGATGACACTATCAACATCGTTTCCATCAGCCACTTCTTTAAGTTTGCTTAATTCAcgtgccgtttttttctttttttgttttgaacctACCGGTTTAGTAACATCCTCTACAGCCAACACTAATTTAGGATGTTTAATAGCTGTGTTAGaggagaatttaaaaaaaaaacatttttaaaccattaGATGTAATTCCCGAAAAGCATGTGCAATCAAACGAACAGCTTTACCTTTCGACGGTTCATCGTGCTGTTTGGTGTAATCGAAGGACGACAGCGTGGATCTTTTGCCAACATAAAGTATAATATTTTCGTTCAACGGTGAAAAAATTGCTGCATAAGCAATTGATCCCGTGTGGTACATTTTTAAGCAAGTAGCTGATAGCGCGTCCCATACGCGGATGGTACTATCGAAGCTGCAGCTTACCAAGAGCATTGTATCATCACGACTCCATCGCAACTTGCATACGCCATCTGTGTGACCTTCGAGCAATGTGCTTTCCTTTACTGCTTCCTCTAGAGtagaagaaattaaacaattttaaatcatcTCCATACACGCTTCATATTAATCGAATTTCCTTACCACAAAATCCATTGCTAAAGTTGATCACCCGAATGGTATTGTCATTGCAACTGACGGCcagataattatttttgaacgCCAGCGAGCTTATATACCGCTTAGATAGCTTACCATAGTACAGCTGCTTAAGATTCTGATCCAAATCATTCACGTACAGACTCCCGCACTGAGTTCCCAAAAAGCACAAATTGTTTACCGCATGTATCTCCGATACTTGTCCAAACTGGGAACATTTGATGGGttctaaaatatcaaaaacaaaaattaaaaccattgAAATGGCAACAACATAAACGGAGTTCGAAAAAGACGTCCCCACCGTAACACTTACCATATTTCTGGGCACCGGACATTGGATAGTAAACGAGTTCAATTTTACTACATGCCATCAAAACCAATCTCTTTTCCTGCCTAGCATTGGTTAAATAGCACCATTGCAACCCATAAACTTCTTTGTTGGTGAATGGTTTCAGGATGACGGGCACGTTGTTCGAATGGTCAGTATCAAGTATGCCGATCCGTCCTTCTTTCGTTCCAAAGGCaagcttttcttcttcctccggATGCCAGCAGATGTTCATGACGAGacctttaattttatttgtaaacgATTTGAACGGAATGTTGTCGCTCTGCAGGCAAGTCAAATTAAGCTTTTCAATTCTTGGTGAGCTCGAAATCGCAATCCTGTCAAGTATATGAATAgaaggacatttttttttgttcattagaGATTGAAAGGCCTAACTAACGCTGATCGAGTCGCAACTACTTACACCATAGATTCCAGGGGATTTTCCACAAGACAGCGGTTTGAAGTAGTAATACAGCTATAATCTAAAACGATGGACGCTTTTCCCGATTCTGTCACCTGCAGGCAAATTAGATTCCGATTGATAGAAGAACACCACAAATATCGGCCGTTGTTGTCCGTCTTGGTAATTCCTTCCGCGCGAATCACATGGAAAATTTTTTCCACCGGATAGGGTGCCAAACTTTCCTTGGCAAGTAGATGCAATCGATCGTTCTTGTACTTGAACTCTACCTTCCATTCGATGACCTGTCCGTTCGCGTTGTTAGCAACGATGTAAGACTCGTCTAACCAAACCGCGTTCGTGAAGGATGTGTCACAAAGACGAGCGGTAGAAATGGAAGGTACAACTATCTTGTCGATCGGTAAGCCAGTTTCGTAGTCCCAAAACCATACAATATTCTCCCGGCTACCGCTAACCAGGATTAGCTTGTAGTCTACCTTATCGTCTTCTTCGTCTGTTTCCACATTGACCTCtcgagcatcatcatcaccgactACCACGTAATCTCTCAACTTTTCGCAATCATCTAACTCATTTTCGT encodes the following:
- the LOC126564893 gene encoding uncharacterized protein LOC126564893 codes for the protein MKRSICRLPLFWKIYLPTIAGLILYNEYLIHMYHSFQWAELQCETDSCVKILFVADPQILGNTFDKKLYWPIANFDSDRHLKRTYKRVVQHTTPDVICFLGDLMDEGSVANDVQYAAYFTRFVNIFSQPTANTVMIYIPGDNDIGGEGLETVKSDRVLRFKQYFNEQDEATVEPILRFLNVNRISMTLPLHNAPSTEEPQPYTVLLSHMPILRWADPFTYKVIDDLQPNVIFSAHEHKSLYVKTHRNQLAQGASFIPLNTERGSRHEVLEFNLDYLKDTRELLEFIVPTCSYRMGEMKIGYGYAMFDGDKLKYTVLWTSQRFYQLAVYSMMLIPLKLVCGQFWCGFLKRYWCCCRRRNRHYSPLPLA
- the LOC126560652 gene encoding protein rigor mortis — its product is MEEFVAPIFHVWFHQNSLISTPDKGILYNSRYDVSYIPPYDSNCLPKTRMINVQGLVAALACSPDWSEQRLFATLDERNLLTVWDLDSQQAIKGHRAHFITAGQVQTSKKQHSNVFSALCFTKDGKLLSCVYSDLVVYCLITDRYKKMPDFFRNKTVVTLEPSPVDRDVFMAGLKDGLIQIFSIKKMAVLHSLRGHDKEIVSISCMSVPVLKQTVWRKESKAIGGKEEAATGSATKSVGKNRPKKQARKKAAVVAEESDCFDIYDFNESLEEFGTIVDRESLDDKRDEFREKAKTVEGFNFLEACENLKEDILKAASRREDEEEDDEALERSALAQGEFNTDDENELDDCEKLRDYVVVGDDDAREVNVETDEEDDKVDYKLILVSGSRENIVWFWDYETGLPIDKIVVPSISTARLCDTSFTNAVWLDESYIVANNANGQVIEWKVEFKYKNDRLHLLAKESLAPYPVEKIFHVIRAEGITKTDNNGRYLWCSSINRNLICLQVTESGKASIVLDYSCITTSNRCLVENPLESMVIAISSSPRIEKLNLTCLQSDNIPFKSFTNKIKGLVMNICWHPEEEEKLAFGTKEGRIGILDTDHSNNVPVILKPFTNKEVYGLQWCYLTNARQEKRLVLMACSKIELVYYPMSGAQKYEPIKCSQFGQVSEIHAVNNLCFLGTQCGSLYVNDLDQNLKQLYYGKLSKRYISSLAFKNNYLAVSCNDNTIRVINFSNGFCEEAVKESTLLEGHTDGVCKLRWSRDDTMLLVSCSFDSTIRVWDALSATCLKMYHTGSIAYAAIFSPLNENIILYVGKRSTLSSFDYTKQHDEPSKAIKHPKLVLAVEDVTKPVGSKQKKKKTARELSKLKEVADGNDVDSVIDQLTDGVKKVMLKEAKAAVPATSNLTTTFQLTNRETNKTKDVLECIVKMLRTPDPEPEREPIDYYNDGDSSDQDCCSDCMATPEPVEVKQPAVEPASSNGDDAQTEQEKMFYNQKLFSTPEHLKQLIAEEANLHSITDTTSIGLVMLPQMLHKLKETILGCISKKKLTPQLLALAPYVSHMFWRQCCQAYGYQLIESQQSLAAVPFFLASHKADTSIEELCDAKYFREAWVICRMNKLPDDPVLEQVATKWANHLNAIGNYEAAALVWTGIKKYKEALDVLTKRRDITEDIQRTIEELNAKLQHVATGKHD